A window from Citrus sinensis cultivar Valencia sweet orange chromosome 3, DVS_A1.0, whole genome shotgun sequence encodes these proteins:
- the LOC102621780 gene encoding transcription factor NAI1-like, with product MEISFTKRLSQQPMDVDQDSTFIHQYQGNSQSNSTTHGSMSFSGLISFQDTDSLASYYSQMSNPNSEYYCTIKSEDKRASDENLMAMKTRIVNKPGQGNRVASRSPLQAQEHVIAERKRREKMNQQFIALSAVIPGIKQMNKASVLEGTIKHLKELQERGKKLVEHTKRKAPESVVSVKRSQQTLPDIVVRVSDNNVLIRIHCEKQNIGFISNIVSEIEKLHLVVINSRTIPFGNYALDITVVAQMEVEFCLTVKELVKNLRLALSKFIKLG from the exons atggaaattTCATTCACCAAACGGTTGTCTCAACAg CCAATGGATGTGGATCAGGATTCTACCTTCATCCATCAATACCAAGGAAACTCCCAAAGCAACAGTACAACTCATGGTTCTATGTCTTTCTCCGGGCTAATCTCTTTTCAAGATACAGATTCATTAGCTTCCTACTACTCTCAAATGTCGAATCCAAACTCGGAATATTATTGCACCATCAAGTCTGAGGATAAAAGGGCTTCTGATGAAAACTTAATGGCAATGAAAACCCGAATAGTTAACAAACCTGGTCAGGGAAATCGAGTAGCAAGTAGAAGCCCTTTGCAAGCTCAAGAACATGTAATAGCAGAGAGAAAGCGCCGTGAAAAGATGAACCAGCAGTTCATAGCTCTTTCAGCCGTTATTCCTGGCATAAAACag ATGAACAAGGCTTCTGTTCTTGAAGGcactatcaagcatttgaaagAGCTTCAAGAAAGGGGGAAGAAACTCGTGGAGCATACTAAAAGGAAGGCCCCGGAATCAGTTGTTTCAGTGAAGCGATCCCAGCAAACACTCCCTGACATTGTAGTAAGAGTTTCAGATAATAATGTGCTCATTAGAATCCATTGTGAGAAACAAAACATCGGCTTCATTTCGAATATTGTGAGCGAAATTGAGAAGCTTCATCTAGTGGTGATTAACAGCAGGACTATCCCTTTTGGCAATTATGCCTTGGATATAACAGTTGTTGCTCAG ATGGAGGTTGAATTTTGCTTGACGGTCAAGGAACTCGTGAAAAATCTACGACTGGCTCTCTCGAAGTTTATCAAGCTTGGGTAa